The Littorina saxatilis isolate snail1 linkage group LG13, US_GU_Lsax_2.0, whole genome shotgun sequence genome contains a region encoding:
- the LOC138945617 gene encoding intraflagellar transport protein 81 homolog yields MTTSQSEQMKVIVQALNKEPFNKSYNLISFDALEPLQRLQVLNDVLSIIDPKQSLDLREETPDQTAVRIFQLLRVLKYKPPDSVNLNQFRVGLVQGEKPIIYPILEWLLPRVPELQKRAYLAKYLLKIDVPADIMQDDEVSGIYMQYEELMEQFKELHKQSQQLASSGFNTTEIRKDITNMEEEKEQLIKRIERLRRKVESHPNSQVMMNVAKNLRVERDREKRVAVQRQEQMTNIQHLDQRIKRMENQLRDMRQASVGATPDSMVERLEEETRANGYIVKEQLPKDIASRRKMIQDLQKVVAVPAMGQSDLDDLNNQITSLNAEVNQLIEQRMRSGDPTEDKLSLFRQQAGIIAHKKEAAAAGLREMREELNKTNQEVEQKRELVSSVEGAEVLKGEDFKRYVNKLRSKSTIYKKKRSELAELRAESGVLMRTDDILNQRNQLINKQLGIVETKAGVSGYRETQENLEKVSATKSELDEVKGRTLEDMSEMVRRMHAEISERRNVLAPILREIRPLRERVQSLTPEYDDKKQVYERTSAGLESNMSKLEQEVRGFSEECRAEESRYHYLHCMMGVLRQQQERIAQEMKAYVSHDQAEKKKTLRETYSRKIQEQENLGRNLRERQKTVRENHDPNIKQMKMWRDLERILQCKTNCLEQISSIGSNLTGGRGLQMGVGEAPPTLLEDDRLVL; encoded by the exons ATGACGACAAGCCAGAGTGAGCAGATGAAGGTGATTGTTCAGGCACTGAACAAGGAGCCATTCAACAAGAGCTACAACCTCATCTCCTTTGATGCACTGGAGCCGCTACAGCGTCTGCAGGTCTTGAACGATGTGCTGTCCATCATTGATCCAAAG CAATCCCTTGACCTTAGAGAGGAGACACCAGATCAAACAGCAGTCAGGATCTTTCAGCTACTGCGTGTGCTCAAGTACAAGCCACCGGACTCCGTCAATTT AAACCAGTTCCGGGTGGGACTGGTGCAAGGAGAGAAGCCCATTATCTACCCTATCCTAGAATGGCTTCTACCCAGGGTGCCAGAGCTACAGAAGAGGGCCTACCTGGCAAAGTACCTGTTGAAGATTGATGTTCCTGCTGATATCATGCAAGATGATGAAGTCAGCGGCATTTACATGCAG TATGAGGAGCTGATGGAACAGTTCAAAGAACTTCACAAGCAGTCGCAACAGCTGGCAAGCTCAGGGTTCAACACCACTGAGATCCGCAAAGACATCACCAACATGGAGGAAGAGAAGGAACAGCTCATCAAGCGTATTGAACGACTACGCAGAAAG GTGGAGTCTCACCCCAACTCCCAAGTGATGATGAACGTGGCCAAGAATCTTCGAGTGGAGCGCGACCGAGAGAAGAGAGTGGCCGTCCAGAGACAGGAACAGATGACTAAT ATCCAGCATCTGGACCAGAGGATCAAGAGAATGGAGAACCAGCTGAGAGACATGCGACAGGCCAGTGTTGGAGCCACGCCTGACA GTATGGTAGAGAGACTGGAAGAGGAGACGAGGGCCAATGGCTACATTGTAAAAGAACAGCTGCCCAAGGACATCGCCTCCCGACGCAAGATGATCCAGGACCTGCAGAAAGTTGTGGCCGTCCCCGCTATGGGTCAGTCCGACCTGGATGATCTTAACAATCAG ATCACTTCTCTGAATGCTGAAGTGAACCAGCTGATTGAGCAAAGGATGAGGAGTGGAGACCCCACTGAAGACAAACTGTCTCTCTTCAGACAGCAG GCTGGCATCATCGCCCACAAGAAAGAAGCGGCGGCGGCAGGATTGCGGGAAATGCGTGAAGAGCTCAACAAGACCAACCAGGAAGTGGAACAGAAGCGAGAACTCGTCTCTAGCGTGGAGGGGGCCGAGGTCCTGAAAGGAGAAGAT TTCAAGCGCTATGTGAACAAGCTGCGCAGCAAGAGCACCATCTACAAGAAGAAGCGGTCGGAGTTGGCCGAGCTGCGGGCCGAGTCTGGTGTCCTGATGCGTACCGACGACATCCTCAACCAGCGCAACCAGCTGATCAACAAGCAGCTG GGTATAGTGGAGACGAAGGCTGGAGTGTCGGGCTACAGGGAGACACAGGAGAATCTGGAGAAGGTCTCGGCCACCAAGAGCGAGCTGGATGAGGTCAAAGGTCGCACGCTTGAGGATATGTCTGAGATGGTTCGCCGCATGCACGCTGAGATCTCTGAACGTCGTAACGTCCTGGCTCCCATTCTGCGAGAGATCCGACCTCTGCGAGAGAGAGTGCAG TCGTTGACCCCGGAGTACGACGACAAGAAGCAGGTGTACGAGCGCACGTCGGCCGGCCTGGAGAGCAACATGAGCAAGCTGGAGCAGGAGGTGCGGGGATTCTCCGAGGAGTGCCGTGCGGAGGAGTCCCGCTACCACTACCTCCACTGCATGATGGGAGTACTGAGGCAACAACAGGAGCGCATCGCTCAGGAGATGAAGGCCTACGTCAGCCATGACCAGgctgagaagaagaaaactctCAG AGAGACGTACTCACGCAAGATCCAGGAACAGGAGAATCTGGGTCGCAACTTGCGCGAACGCCAGAAGACGGTACGCGAGAACCACGATCCCAACATCAAGCAGATGAAGATGTGGCGAGATCTGGAGCGCATCCTGCAGTGCAAGACCAACTGCCTGGAGCAGATCTCCTCCATTGGCTCCAACCTGACCGGGGGACGGGGCTTGCAGATGGGGGTCGGGGAAGCTCCTCCCACCCTTCTGGAGGATGACCGTCTGGTGTTGTAG